A region from the Lolium perenne isolate Kyuss_39 chromosome 4, Kyuss_2.0, whole genome shotgun sequence genome encodes:
- the LOC127296458 gene encoding large ribosomal subunit protein uL15c, producing the protein MASITLLSLAPGAAFLHLPASTTSSSSHFAAIPRSLTGRRALPLRARAPRRVTVVCTAAAAAEAAPVEKFALDNLSPQKGSRRKPKRKGRGISAGQGASCGFGMRGQKSRSGPGVRRGFEGGQMPLYRRLPKLRGIAGGMHIGLPKYVPFNLRDIAQGGFKDGEEISLESLKSKGLINPSGRERKLPLKILGDGDVSVKLNIKAGAFSSSAKEKLEAAGCTLTVLPKRKKWLPAAYVKNQARAEEYFKKKNGGAGESDATST; encoded by the exons ATGGCGTCCATCACCCTGCTCTCCCTCGCTCCCGGCGCCGCCTTCCTTCACCTCCCGGCCTCCACCACGTCCTCCTCTTCCCACTTCGCCGCCATTCCCCGCTCCCTCACCGGCCGGCGGGCCCTCCCCCTCCGCGCGCGCGCCCCACGCCGCGTCACCGTCGTGTGCACCGCCGCGGCCGCGGCCGAGGCGGCGCCCGTGGAGAAGTTCGCCCTCGACAACCTGAGCCCGCAGAAGGGGTCGCGGCGGAAGCCGAAGCGGAAGGGGCGCGGTATCTCGGCGGGGCAGGGCGCCAGCTGCGGGTTCGGCATGCGCGGGCAGAAGTCGCGCTCGGGACCCGGCGTCCGGAGAGGATTCGAGGGCGGGCAAATGCCGCTCTACCGCCGTCTGCCTAAGCTCCGCGGAATCGCCGGCG GAATGCACATTGGGTTGCCAAAGTACGTGCCGTTCAATTTGAGAGACATAGCGCAGGGTGGGTTCAAGGACGGTGAGGAGATTTCACTGGAGTCATTGAAATCCAAGGGTTTGATCAACCCGTCTGGCAGAGAAAGAAAACTTCCACTGAAG ATCTTAGGAGATGGTGATGTATCAGTCAAGTTGAACATCAAGGCTGGGGCATTCTCCTCCTCGGCCAAGGAGAAACTTGAGGCAGCTGGCTGTACTTTAACAGTGTTGCCCAAGCGGAAGAAATGGCTACCAGCAGCTTACGTGAAGAACCAAGCACGTGCTGAGGAGTACTTCAAAAAGAAAAACGGCGGCGCTGGTGAATCTGACGCGACCTCTACATAG